The following are from one region of the Polyangiaceae bacterium genome:
- a CDS encoding VCBS repeat-containing protein gives MRRFFAPALLFISGLFLAVACGGSSGGDTAGDCGKCAAGEVCKGGKCVGTDAGTGGTGGGGGTGGIEGGITDSGICPPGKECAGSCCGSKEFCALSTVCAPEQPPCTTNDDCWFDSYCEGGVCIPYETPPSKTNDATCKVDIQIDKILPAVQCRWTGPPAGDPYPNHVHVMSTPVVVDFDLDDDPKTLHPSVVFTTFPTAGSYGNPGVLRVIDGSDCSNQFTMPAAADATMSPASVAVGDIDADGRPEIVAAAHGGGVLAFHWNAANKAFERMWRSGPCATPAGPPTSADTTGGSDKWSGPSLHDLNDDGKAEVIYGATVYDGQTGCMLSSSLGFPAYHKGVVPVIADVDEDGKMELVLGNGIYEWSAGDWVAESYFKLSAGTPAGQVAVADLGNYPLSTLGGQDRAEIVVVSAGTIRVQTLEGTVVFGPVSIPGGGSGGPPTIADFDGDGKREFASAGGTQYAVFDFDCLAGGVAADCNGQTKTDGVLWTQPSQDGSSNVTGSSVFDFDANGSAEAVYADECFLRIYEGKTGKVLYSAARSSGTTYENPVIVDVDGDYRTEIVSAVNDYAGTLGCPATDPLFPSAQFAQNHGIVILRDEQDRWAASRPVWNQHAYAVTHVGDLGQLPKTSQVAINWKDPSLNNFRQNVQGGLEALGEPDLTAGGDVGQVKCNGTVATIEARVCNRGTLPMVSGTEVSFFKDSETGALLCTAPIPTALGVGECSVVSCDADLGGSVVDVFVKVDPQGLSKECHENNNAAVYEGVGCGRVPH, from the coding sequence ATGCGTCGCTTCTTTGCTCCTGCGTTGCTGTTCATTTCGGGATTGTTCTTGGCGGTCGCCTGTGGCGGCAGCTCCGGCGGGGACACCGCCGGCGACTGCGGCAAGTGCGCGGCGGGCGAAGTGTGCAAGGGCGGCAAGTGCGTGGGAACGGACGCGGGCACCGGCGGCACCGGCGGCGGCGGCGGCACCGGCGGCATCGAGGGCGGCATCACGGACAGCGGCATCTGTCCTCCCGGCAAGGAGTGCGCGGGGAGCTGCTGCGGCTCGAAGGAGTTCTGTGCGCTGTCCACCGTCTGCGCGCCGGAGCAGCCGCCCTGCACCACCAACGACGACTGCTGGTTCGACAGCTACTGCGAAGGCGGCGTGTGCATCCCGTACGAAACGCCGCCGAGCAAGACCAACGACGCCACCTGCAAGGTCGACATTCAGATCGACAAGATCCTGCCCGCGGTGCAATGCCGTTGGACGGGGCCGCCGGCGGGGGACCCCTACCCCAATCACGTGCACGTGATGTCCACGCCGGTGGTGGTCGACTTCGATCTGGACGACGACCCGAAGACGCTGCACCCGTCCGTCGTTTTCACCACCTTCCCCACCGCCGGCAGCTATGGCAACCCCGGCGTGCTGCGCGTGATCGACGGCAGCGATTGCTCGAACCAGTTCACCATGCCTGCGGCCGCGGACGCCACCATGAGCCCGGCGTCGGTTGCGGTGGGCGACATCGACGCGGATGGCCGGCCGGAAATCGTGGCCGCGGCCCACGGCGGCGGCGTGCTCGCGTTCCACTGGAATGCCGCCAACAAGGCCTTCGAGCGCATGTGGCGCTCCGGGCCCTGCGCCACGCCCGCCGGCCCCCCCACGTCCGCGGACACCACCGGCGGCAGCGACAAGTGGAGCGGCCCGAGCCTTCACGACCTGAACGACGACGGCAAAGCCGAGGTCATCTACGGCGCCACCGTGTACGACGGCCAGACCGGCTGCATGCTGAGCAGCTCCCTCGGCTTTCCGGCCTACCACAAGGGCGTGGTGCCGGTGATCGCCGACGTGGACGAAGACGGAAAGATGGAGCTCGTGCTCGGCAACGGCATCTACGAATGGTCGGCGGGAGACTGGGTGGCGGAGAGCTACTTCAAGCTGAGCGCAGGCACCCCCGCCGGGCAGGTGGCGGTGGCGGATCTCGGCAACTACCCGCTCTCCACCCTCGGCGGTCAGGATCGCGCGGAGATCGTCGTGGTGAGCGCCGGAACGATCCGCGTGCAGACGCTGGAAGGCACCGTGGTGTTCGGCCCGGTGAGCATCCCCGGAGGTGGCAGTGGCGGACCACCCACCATCGCGGACTTCGACGGCGACGGAAAGCGGGAGTTCGCCAGCGCCGGCGGTACCCAATACGCGGTGTTCGACTTCGACTGTCTCGCCGGCGGCGTGGCCGCGGACTGCAACGGCCAGACGAAGACCGACGGCGTGCTGTGGACGCAGCCTTCGCAGGACGGCAGCTCCAACGTGACCGGCTCCAGCGTGTTCGACTTCGACGCCAACGGCTCCGCCGAGGCCGTGTACGCCGACGAGTGCTTCTTGCGCATCTACGAGGGCAAGACCGGCAAGGTCCTGTACAGCGCAGCCCGCTCCAGCGGAACCACCTACGAAAACCCCGTGATCGTGGACGTGGACGGCGACTACCGCACGGAGATCGTGTCGGCCGTCAACGACTACGCCGGTACCCTCGGTTGCCCCGCCACCGACCCGCTGTTCCCCAGCGCGCAGTTCGCTCAGAACCACGGCATCGTGATCTTGCGCGACGAGCAAGACCGCTGGGCCGCGTCGCGACCGGTGTGGAACCAGCACGCCTACGCGGTGACCCACGTCGGGGATCTGGGACAGCTGCCCAAGACCTCGCAGGTGGCCATCAACTGGAAGGACCCGAGCCTGAACAACTTCCGGCAAAACGTGCAAGGCGGACTGGAAGCGCTGGGCGAGCCGGATCTCACGGCCGGCGGCGACGTGGGTCAGGTGAAGTGCAACGGTACCGTGGCCACCATCGAGGCGCGCGTGTGCAACCGCGGCACGCTGCCCATGGTCAGCGGAACCGAGGTGAGCTTCTTCAAGGACTCGGAGACCGGTGCCCTGCTGTGCACCGCCCCGATTCCGACTGCATTGGGCGTCGGTGAGTGCAGCGTCGTGAGCTGCGACGCGGATCTGGGTGGCTCCGTGGTGGACGTGTTCGTGAAGGTCGACCCCCAGGGTTTGTCCAAGGAGTGCCACGAGAACAACAACGCGGCGGTGTACGAGGGGGTGGGGTGCGGCCGAGTGCCGCACTGA
- a CDS encoding MFS transporter, with translation MRPSAALSTPGRRRALFFGLYACEGAPIGFIWWALPAKLRAAGAPVEAITALTAMVVLPWTFKFLWAPLIDRFARSPRQLSRWIFGAELCMALTLLPLLKLDLAASMGPLTALLVAHALCAATQDVAIDALAITTVPEAERGSINGWMQAGMLLGRSLFGGGALAAQRFVSFSTVVTGVVIWLLAFGALVLTVRAPARHRELAPVLPKLLAALRQRETWLGLGIALTVGAGFEGVGALAGPFLIDHGQTPERVGTLLFLPAVVAMTAGSLGGGRLADRFGVVRTTAAAVLAVAVAAGALALAARAGAGSTTLLVLLAAVYLGIGLLTASSYALLMRLTDERLAATQFSAFMGATNGCEAWSGWVGGRITHAAGYPAAFAVLALASLVSLPLMRALKRR, from the coding sequence GTGCGGCCGAGTGCCGCACTGAGCACGCCTGGGCGCCGACGCGCGCTGTTCTTCGGGCTGTACGCGTGCGAAGGCGCGCCCATCGGCTTCATCTGGTGGGCGCTGCCGGCAAAGCTCCGCGCCGCCGGAGCGCCAGTGGAGGCCATCACCGCACTCACGGCCATGGTGGTGCTGCCCTGGACCTTCAAGTTCCTGTGGGCACCCTTGATCGATCGCTTCGCGCGGAGCCCGCGGCAGCTCTCGCGTTGGATCTTCGGGGCGGAGCTGTGCATGGCGCTGACGCTCCTGCCCCTGCTGAAGCTGGATCTGGCGGCGAGCATGGGGCCGCTCACGGCGCTCTTGGTGGCCCACGCCCTGTGCGCCGCCACGCAAGACGTGGCCATCGATGCCCTGGCCATCACCACCGTTCCCGAGGCCGAGCGCGGGTCGATCAACGGCTGGATGCAAGCCGGCATGTTGCTCGGTCGCTCGCTGTTCGGCGGCGGCGCGCTGGCCGCCCAGCGCTTCGTCTCCTTTTCCACGGTGGTGACCGGCGTCGTGATCTGGCTCCTGGCCTTCGGCGCGCTGGTGCTCACGGTGCGGGCGCCGGCCCGGCATCGTGAGCTCGCGCCGGTGTTGCCGAAGCTGCTCGCCGCCCTCCGCCAGCGGGAGACCTGGCTCGGCCTCGGCATCGCGCTCACCGTGGGGGCCGGCTTCGAAGGAGTGGGCGCCCTGGCGGGGCCGTTTCTCATCGACCACGGTCAGACCCCCGAGCGCGTGGGCACCCTGTTGTTCCTTCCAGCGGTGGTGGCCATGACGGCGGGCTCCCTGGGCGGCGGGCGCCTCGCCGATCGCTTTGGCGTCGTGCGCACCACGGCCGCGGCGGTGTTGGCCGTTGCCGTCGCCGCGGGCGCCCTCGCCCTGGCGGCGCGGGCGGGCGCCGGCAGCACCACGCTGCTGGTGCTGTTGGCGGCGGTGTATCTCGGCATCGGCCTGCTCACCGCCAGCTCCTACGCCCTCTTGATGCGCCTGACGGACGAGCGCTTGGCGGCGACGCAGTTCAGCGCCTTCATGGGCGCCACCAACGGCTGTGAGGCCTGGTCCGGCTGGGTCGGCGGGCGCATCACCCACGCCGCCGGCTACCCCGCGGCCTTCGCCGTGCTCGCGCTGGCGTCTTTGGTCTCGCTGCCGCTGATGCGGGCGCTGAAGCGACGCTGA
- a CDS encoding LPXTG cell wall anchor domain-containing protein, whose amino-acid sequence MERLRGRAHRWNTTFAGLWLTWAGALVLTLAGLGTRRRA is encoded by the coding sequence GTGGAGCGCCTTCGAGGTCGCGCGCATCGGTGGAACACGACCTTCGCGGGACTGTGGCTCACCTGGGCGGGAGCACTGGTGCTCACCCTCGCCGGCCTCGGCACGCGGCGGCGCGCCTGA
- a CDS encoding CBS domain-containing protein — MPDLPKTVSDVMTKKVVTIGENDTLEKLEEGMQRFHFRHLPVVEGGKLVGLVSHRDLLHAFSSFLSASANERDAVIRKQPAKKIMRADVVTIGPDDTLLDAAKLMWEAKLGCLPVVDKDEKLVGILTEGDFVKIMIKLLGGAATPPPAPSTVGH, encoded by the coding sequence ATGCCGGACCTGCCCAAGACCGTATCCGACGTGATGACCAAGAAGGTCGTGACCATCGGTGAGAACGACACCCTCGAGAAGCTCGAAGAGGGGATGCAACGCTTTCACTTCCGACACCTACCAGTCGTCGAAGGCGGCAAGCTGGTCGGCCTGGTGTCGCATCGGGACCTGCTCCACGCCTTCAGCAGCTTCTTGTCCGCGTCGGCCAACGAGCGCGATGCAGTGATCCGCAAGCAGCCTGCGAAGAAGATCATGCGCGCCGACGTGGTCACCATCGGCCCCGACGACACGCTCCTGGATGCGGCCAAGCTCATGTGGGAGGCGAAGCTCGGCTGCCTGCCGGTGGTGGACAAGGACGAGAAGCTCGTCGGCATCCTGACCGAGGGAGACTTCGTGAAGATCATGATCAAGCTCCTGGGGGGCGCCGCGACGCCGCCTCCGGCGCCCAGTACCGTCGGGCACTGA
- a CDS encoding DUF434 domain-containing protein → MTSLSQGKLRRAIEDAGYLLSRGYPSRAVSELVADHLELSADERQALVALAAVRAKTTHHIARELEWEDIAKRPLRVDAESALGTVSAALTGAPLLSSPAGVVIDPNWRRGSALDERAFQLVADAVEAARPSVARFMIDASHPQADTLGGWVASRSSKKRPMELKKLGSVVERLHGAAQLVSSDPVLLDACVSWVNVIARAVRAAGGEPVALE, encoded by the coding sequence ATGACGAGCCTCTCCCAGGGCAAGCTCCGGCGGGCCATCGAGGACGCCGGATACCTGCTGAGCCGCGGCTATCCTTCCCGTGCGGTGAGCGAGCTGGTGGCGGACCACCTCGAGCTGTCTGCGGACGAACGACAAGCGCTGGTGGCGCTCGCCGCAGTGCGCGCCAAAACCACCCATCACATCGCCCGCGAGCTCGAGTGGGAGGACATCGCCAAGCGCCCGCTGCGGGTGGATGCAGAGAGCGCCCTCGGTACCGTGAGCGCGGCCCTCACCGGCGCACCGCTGCTGTCGAGCCCTGCCGGCGTGGTGATCGATCCCAATTGGCGCCGCGGCAGCGCGCTGGACGAGCGCGCGTTTCAGCTGGTGGCCGACGCCGTGGAAGCCGCGCGCCCGTCCGTGGCCCGCTTCATGATCGACGCGAGCCATCCGCAAGCGGACACGCTCGGGGGCTGGGTTGCGAGTCGCTCCAGCAAGAAGCGTCCGATGGAGCTCAAGAAGCTCGGCAGCGTGGTCGAGCGGCTCCACGGTGCGGCGCAGCTGGTGAGCTCCGATCCCGTGCTGCTCGACGCGTGCGTCAGTTGGGTGAACGTGATCGCCCGCGCCGTTCGGGCCGCCGGAGGGGAGCCCGTCGCGCTGGAGTGA
- a CDS encoding alpha/beta hydrolase: MFLAVCAAGAGFTLNALSPLKGGRLLRVPAFLSSWIVGEAVAHHFAWQLIATLVFAWAGALRYWPGWLGLALTLVSWGTLVVLFRRGRSARHVVEQSLSGFVAAGAWPPVPWTKLWLPLSMGRRGVRRVRDVEYGRVGNKRLKLDVYLPGESKGRRPAVLQIHGGAWVLGTKREQGLPLLYHLASHGWVGFNVDYRLSPRATFPDQLVDIKRALAWIREHADEYDVDPSFVVVTGGSAGGHLTALMALTQNAPQYQPGFEDADTSVQAAIPFYGVYCFVDRLGLFPKEFFTLLLEPWVMKKKLADAREAFVAASPIDQVGPDAPPFFVIHGDRDTLAPVQYARAFVAELRKVSRAPVLYAELPGAQHAFDIFYSPRTVRVVEAVERFLDEVHRRSGQRVRALPDVTSPATLEPAASLSD, from the coding sequence CTGTTTCTCGCCGTGTGCGCGGCGGGGGCGGGCTTCACGCTCAACGCCCTGAGCCCTCTGAAAGGCGGCCGGCTGCTGCGCGTCCCCGCCTTCTTGTCGTCGTGGATCGTGGGCGAGGCCGTGGCGCATCACTTCGCCTGGCAGCTGATCGCCACGTTGGTGTTCGCGTGGGCCGGAGCGCTGCGCTACTGGCCCGGCTGGCTGGGGCTCGCCCTCACGCTGGTGTCCTGGGGAACGCTGGTGGTGCTGTTCCGGCGGGGCCGCTCCGCACGGCACGTGGTGGAGCAGAGCCTCTCCGGTTTCGTGGCCGCCGGAGCTTGGCCTCCGGTGCCGTGGACCAAGCTGTGGCTGCCGCTGTCCATGGGACGCCGCGGCGTCCGGCGGGTTCGCGACGTGGAGTACGGGCGCGTCGGCAACAAACGCTTGAAGCTCGACGTGTACCTGCCGGGCGAAAGCAAAGGGCGGCGCCCCGCGGTGCTGCAGATCCACGGCGGCGCCTGGGTGCTCGGCACCAAGCGCGAGCAAGGGCTGCCGCTGCTCTATCACTTGGCGAGCCACGGCTGGGTCGGTTTCAACGTGGACTACCGCTTGAGCCCGCGCGCCACATTTCCCGATCAGCTGGTGGACATCAAACGTGCACTGGCGTGGATCCGCGAGCATGCCGACGAGTACGACGTGGATCCGAGCTTCGTCGTCGTCACCGGCGGCTCCGCGGGCGGCCACCTGACGGCGTTGATGGCGCTGACGCAGAACGCCCCGCAGTACCAGCCGGGCTTCGAGGACGCGGACACCTCGGTTCAGGCTGCGATTCCCTTCTACGGCGTGTACTGCTTCGTGGATCGCCTGGGGCTGTTTCCGAAGGAGTTCTTCACGCTGCTGCTCGAGCCCTGGGTGATGAAGAAGAAGCTCGCCGATGCCCGGGAAGCCTTCGTGGCGGCGTCCCCCATCGATCAGGTGGGACCCGACGCCCCACCTTTTTTCGTGATCCACGGGGATAGAGACACGCTCGCGCCCGTACAATATGCCCGCGCTTTCGTCGCCGAGCTTCGGAAGGTGTCGCGTGCGCCGGTGCTCTACGCAGAGCTTCCGGGGGCGCAGCACGCCTTCGACATCTTCTACTCCCCGCGCACCGTGAGAGTCGTGGAAGCGGTGGAACGGTTTCTGGACGAAGTCCATCGGCGTTCCGGACAGCGCGTTCGTGCCCTGCCGGACGTCACCTCGCCCGCCACGCTCGAACCCGCGGCGAGTCTTTCGGATTGA
- a CDS encoding aspartate aminotransferase family protein produces MKGYDGRDATFDAFGRHVSGGKVALYRELGVDVVMGSRSGVTFHDAFSERVFVNCHVNGGVFNLGHRNPRVVAAVRAALDELDIGNHHLVSGLRARLAERLAHTTNGHLSGVVFAVGGGEATDLAIKVVRGVTGREKIVSASGGYHGHTGLALAAGDAQYRDAFGPNLPGFFQVPFDDLEAIDRAVADDTAAVLLEPIPATLGMPIPTEGYLSGVRRICSERGAKLVLDEVQTGLGRTGRFWAYQHEGVTPDALLTGKGLSGGVYPIAATLLTRELHAFFDERPFIHVSTFGGAELGCVAALTVLDIVEERGFLERVRDLGDRFRRGLSGLPFELRQRGLMMAFKFPVEGAGMMASKLLYDAGVFATYANNDRSVLQFLPPLIVSDAEADDLISRVRRVFAS; encoded by the coding sequence ATGAAGGGTTACGATGGTCGCGACGCGACGTTCGATGCGTTCGGTCGCCACGTGTCCGGGGGCAAGGTCGCGCTCTATCGCGAGCTCGGCGTGGACGTGGTCATGGGGAGTCGCTCGGGCGTGACGTTCCACGACGCCTTCTCGGAGCGGGTGTTCGTGAACTGTCATGTCAACGGTGGCGTCTTCAATCTGGGACATCGAAATCCACGGGTCGTCGCTGCCGTCCGCGCCGCCCTCGACGAGCTGGACATCGGCAACCACCACCTGGTGAGCGGCCTTCGCGCGCGCCTCGCCGAGCGCCTCGCCCACACCACTAACGGACACCTCTCCGGCGTCGTCTTCGCCGTGGGCGGCGGCGAAGCCACGGATCTCGCCATCAAGGTGGTGCGCGGCGTGACCGGGCGCGAGAAGATCGTGTCCGCCAGCGGCGGCTATCACGGCCACACCGGTCTCGCCCTGGCCGCGGGAGACGCGCAGTACCGCGACGCTTTCGGGCCCAACCTGCCCGGCTTCTTCCAGGTTCCCTTCGACGACCTCGAGGCCATCGATCGCGCCGTGGCGGACGACACCGCCGCCGTGCTGCTCGAACCCATCCCGGCCACGCTGGGCATGCCCATCCCCACGGAAGGCTACCTCTCCGGCGTGCGGCGCATCTGCAGCGAGCGGGGCGCCAAGCTCGTGCTCGACGAGGTGCAGACCGGCCTCGGTCGCACCGGCCGCTTCTGGGCCTACCAGCACGAAGGCGTGACTCCCGACGCGCTGCTCACCGGCAAGGGCCTCTCTGGAGGCGTCTATCCCATCGCCGCCACCTTGCTCACGCGCGAGCTCCACGCCTTCTTCGACGAGCGTCCCTTCATTCACGTGTCCACCTTCGGCGGTGCAGAGCTCGGCTGCGTCGCTGCCCTCACCGTGCTCGACATCGTGGAGGAGCGCGGCTTCCTCGAGCGCGTTCGCGACCTGGGCGACCGCTTTCGTCGCGGTCTTTCGGGCCTACCCTTCGAGCTGCGCCAGCGGGGCTTGATGATGGCCTTCAAGTTCCCGGTGGAGGGCGCCGGCATGATGGCGTCCAAGCTGCTCTACGACGCCGGCGTGTTCGCCACCTACGCCAACAACGACCGCTCCGTGCTCCAGTTCCTGCCTCCGCTCATCGTCTCCGACGCGGAGGCGGACGACCTGATCTCCCGGGTGCGGCGGGTTTTCGCCTCATGA
- a CDS encoding DUF2269 family protein: MSWYLTWRLLHLLGAFGFIAAHGATATVTFKLRSERDPIRIRTMLDLSRATRGFMYASFLVMVGAGTVLGFLMNWWHSLWLWTSIALLTVLFVAAFPLALPYFRAIRKAVDQEPPDPERVAALVRSPRGLVLAWVETLGIVAIIYLMVNKPF; the protein is encoded by the coding sequence ATGAGTTGGTACCTGACGTGGCGCCTACTGCACCTCTTGGGCGCATTCGGCTTCATCGCCGCTCACGGCGCGACGGCCACGGTGACCTTCAAGCTCCGGTCCGAGCGGGACCCGATCCGCATCCGCACCATGCTCGACCTATCGCGGGCCACCCGAGGCTTCATGTACGCCTCCTTCCTGGTCATGGTGGGGGCCGGCACCGTGCTCGGGTTCCTGATGAACTGGTGGCATTCCTTGTGGCTGTGGACGTCCATCGCCCTGCTCACCGTCCTGTTCGTGGCCGCGTTCCCCCTCGCCCTTCCCTACTTCCGTGCGATCCGCAAGGCGGTGGACCAGGAGCCTCCGGATCCCGAACGTGTCGCAGCCTTGGTCCGCTCTCCGCGCGGGCTCGTGCTCGCCTGGGTGGAGACCTTGGGCATCGTCGCCATCATCTATCTGATGGTGAACAAGCCCTTCTGA
- a CDS encoding pirin family protein, whose product MTITVRHGSDRGRSELPWLDSRHSFSFADYYDPAHMGFRALRVINDDRVAPAKGFGTHPHRDMEILSYVLEGELAHRDSMGNGSTIRPGEIQRMSAGSGVLHSEMNPSPDTTVRFLQIWIVPDKRGGAPGYEQRPMPPRDGRLALVASSDGREGSVKVQQDVSLYSTVLEAEQNLTWQLPPGRFGWIQVARGTVRIGDQLLEEGDGAQLEGVTGVDVKATERAELLLFDLA is encoded by the coding sequence ATGACGATCACGGTTCGACACGGGAGCGATCGCGGCCGCTCGGAGCTGCCCTGGCTCGACAGTCGCCACAGCTTCTCCTTCGCCGACTACTACGATCCGGCGCACATGGGTTTTCGGGCTCTGCGCGTCATCAACGACGATCGCGTGGCGCCTGCCAAGGGTTTCGGCACCCACCCGCATCGGGACATGGAGATCCTCTCCTACGTGCTCGAAGGCGAGCTGGCCCATCGCGACAGCATGGGCAACGGCTCCACCATCCGGCCGGGTGAGATCCAGCGCATGAGCGCCGGGTCTGGCGTTCTACACAGCGAGATGAACCCCTCGCCCGACACCACGGTGCGCTTCCTCCAGATCTGGATCGTTCCGGACAAGCGTGGTGGCGCGCCCGGCTACGAGCAGCGCCCGATGCCGCCGCGCGATGGCCGGCTCGCACTCGTCGCGTCGTCGGATGGTCGCGAAGGTTCGGTCAAGGTGCAGCAGGACGTGAGCCTCTACTCCACGGTGCTCGAGGCGGAGCAGAACCTCACGTGGCAACTGCCCCCTGGCCGCTTCGGCTGGATCCAGGTCGCCCGCGGCACGGTGCGCATCGGCGATCAGCTGCTCGAAGAAGGAGACGGCGCCCAGCTCGAAGGGGTCACGGGCGTCGATGTAAAAGCGACGGAGCGCGCCGAGCTCCTGCTCTTCGACCTGGCGTGA
- a CDS encoding LysR family transcriptional regulator, protein MTTVDLNKVAVFARVVETGTFTAAARSLGLPKSSISRSVSQLEDALGVRLLQRTTRSVQLTEAGATYYEKVRGALTGLLEAGAAVSDMQASVRGDVRLTAPVDYGTWVLAEPIARFQAAHPDVRIELVLTSRIVNLVEEGFDLAVRAGPQRDSSLMGRRLATMELGVFASPRYLKEHGTPRTIAQLADHDCVLFRPDAFETRWNLLGPKGTEAITVRGRLSVDDFGFLQQMLLSGAGVGLMPTFLCRDGETELVRLFPRHAVKSGSATLVYPSSRYLPQRVALLRDFLVAEVG, encoded by the coding sequence GTGACAACTGTAGACCTCAACAAGGTGGCGGTCTTCGCTCGCGTCGTCGAGACCGGCACCTTCACGGCGGCAGCGCGGTCGCTCGGACTACCGAAATCGTCCATCAGTCGCTCCGTGTCCCAGCTCGAGGATGCCCTCGGCGTTCGGCTGCTGCAACGCACCACCCGCAGCGTGCAGCTCACGGAAGCCGGCGCTACCTACTACGAGAAGGTGCGCGGAGCACTGACCGGGCTCTTGGAAGCGGGCGCCGCCGTGAGCGACATGCAGGCGAGCGTGCGGGGGGACGTGCGCCTGACGGCGCCCGTCGACTACGGCACTTGGGTGCTTGCAGAGCCCATCGCCCGGTTTCAGGCAGCGCATCCGGACGTTCGCATCGAGCTGGTGCTCACCTCGCGCATCGTCAACCTGGTGGAGGAAGGGTTCGACCTCGCGGTTCGAGCCGGACCGCAGCGGGACTCGTCCTTGATGGGGCGCCGCCTCGCGACGATGGAGCTCGGCGTCTTCGCGTCGCCTCGGTATCTGAAGGAGCACGGCACGCCCCGCACCATCGCCCAACTGGCCGACCACGACTGCGTTCTGTTCCGTCCCGACGCGTTCGAGACCCGCTGGAACCTGCTCGGACCCAAAGGCACCGAAGCGATCACGGTTCGAGGCCGATTGTCCGTGGACGACTTCGGATTCCTGCAGCAGATGTTGCTCTCGGGCGCTGGCGTCGGGTTGATGCCCACGTTCTTGTGTCGCGACGGCGAAACCGAGCTGGTGCGCTTGTTCCCCCGCCATGCGGTGAAGAGCGGCTCGGCGACGCTGGTCTATCCGTCGTCGCGCTATCTGCCCCAACGCGTGGCGTTGCTGCGTGATTTCCTGGTGGCGGAGGTCGGATGA